From Kineosporia succinea, the proteins below share one genomic window:
- a CDS encoding bifunctional 3-(3-hydroxy-phenyl)propionate/3-hydroxycinnamic acid hydroxylase has product MIVVVGAGPVGMVTALLLARQGQPCLVLERRPEPYPLPRAVHLDDECARILQSASVATGFARISRPAAGLRLLDARHRPLAEFRRSRLVGVHGHPQASLFDQPALESLLAEAVSREPLISVRRGREVTGVDASGRVLVDGRVLTVDAVVGCDGASSVVRRALGARWRTLARDQTWFVADLAGRAPTREWDGVEQICDPARPATYLRVGEDRLRWEFRLRPGESAAEMTERLGELVDPWTGDGVGERQVLRTATYTFRAAVASHWRRGRVLLAGDAAHLTPPFIGQGLGAGLRDAANLTWKLARVLRGEAGDDLLDTYAAERVPHVTAQIRLSALAGALMASPATRLLRPVGRSAFVREKILAGTSPPLRSGALTPWFPRGTPIGAHVPQAHGGDDLLGPGFALLTRGDPPAAGLHRRAARLGARVIRTEAPGLDVVHRWMTTQATHAVLVRPDRVVIATEPPRAQARDLGVLWRV; this is encoded by the coding sequence GTGATCGTCGTCGTCGGTGCCGGCCCGGTCGGGATGGTCACGGCGCTGCTCCTGGCCCGTCAGGGGCAGCCGTGCCTGGTCCTCGAACGGCGCCCGGAGCCCTACCCGCTGCCGCGGGCCGTCCACCTCGACGACGAGTGCGCGCGCATCCTCCAGAGTGCCTCGGTGGCAACCGGATTCGCCCGCATCAGCCGTCCGGCGGCCGGGCTGCGGTTACTCGACGCGCGGCACCGTCCGCTCGCCGAGTTCCGCCGCTCGCGGCTCGTCGGGGTCCACGGTCATCCCCAGGCCAGTCTTTTCGACCAGCCCGCGCTGGAATCCCTCCTCGCCGAGGCCGTCTCGCGCGAGCCACTGATCTCGGTGCGACGGGGCCGCGAGGTCACGGGGGTGGACGCGTCGGGCCGGGTTCTCGTCGACGGCCGGGTCCTGACGGTGGACGCCGTGGTCGGCTGCGACGGAGCCTCCAGTGTGGTCCGGCGAGCCTTGGGGGCCCGGTGGCGCACGCTCGCCCGGGACCAGACCTGGTTCGTCGCCGACCTCGCGGGCCGGGCCCCCACGCGGGAGTGGGACGGCGTCGAGCAGATCTGCGATCCCGCCCGCCCGGCCACCTATCTGCGCGTCGGGGAAGACCGGCTGCGCTGGGAGTTCCGGCTGCGACCGGGGGAGTCCGCCGCCGAGATGACTGAGCGGCTGGGCGAGCTCGTCGACCCCTGGACCGGCGACGGCGTGGGGGAGCGGCAGGTGCTGCGCACCGCCACCTACACGTTCCGGGCCGCCGTCGCGAGCCACTGGCGGCGCGGACGCGTCCTCCTGGCCGGTGACGCCGCCCACCTCACCCCGCCCTTCATCGGCCAGGGCCTCGGCGCCGGCCTGCGCGACGCCGCCAACCTGACCTGGAAACTGGCACGTGTGCTGCGCGGCGAGGCCGGCGACGACCTGCTCGACACCTACGCGGCCGAACGCGTCCCGCACGTCACCGCGCAGATCCGGCTGTCTGCGCTCGCGGGGGCGCTGATGGCCTCACCGGCGACGCGTCTGCTCCGGCCGGTGGGCCGCTCGGCGTTCGTGCGGGAGAAGATCCTCGCGGGCACCTCGCCCCCGCTGCGGTCGGGCGCCCTGACGCCGTGGTTCCCCAGAGGCACGCCGATCGGCGCCCACGTCCCCCAGGCGCACGGCGGCGACGACCTCCTCGGACCAGGCTTCGCCCTGCTCACCCGCGGCGACCCGCCCGCCGCCGGCCTGCACCGCCGGGCCGCCCGACTCGGTGCCCGCGTGATCCGGACGGAGGCACCCGGGCTCGACGTCGTCCACCGCTGGATGACCACGCAGGCGACCCACGCGGTTCTGGTGAGGCCCGACCGTGTGGTGATCGCCACGGAACCCCCGCGGGCGCAGGCCCGTGACCTCGGCGTGCTGTGGAGAGTGTGA
- a CDS encoding malate dehydrogenase encodes MTSSPVSVTVTGAAGQIGYALLFRIASGQLLGADVPVKLRLLEIPQAVRAAEGTALELTDGAFPALHSVDVFDDPTQAFEGANVALLVGARPRTKGMERGDLLEANGGIFKPQGTAINAGAADDIKVLVVGNPANTNALIAASHAPDVPAERFTAMTRLDHNRALAQLALKLNVPVSSLSKVTIWGNHSATQYPDITQALVDGKSVSEAINDQAWVENEFIPRVAKRGAEIIEVRGASSAASAASAAIDHVYSWVNGTPEGNWTSAAIVSDGSYGVPEGLISSFPVTSAGGSWEIVPGLEIDEFSRGRIDASVAELAEEREAVQKLGLI; translated from the coding sequence ATGACTTCGTCCCCTGTCTCCGTGACCGTCACAGGTGCCGCCGGCCAGATCGGATACGCGCTGCTGTTCCGGATCGCCTCCGGTCAGCTGCTGGGCGCCGACGTCCCGGTCAAGCTGCGCCTGCTGGAGATCCCGCAGGCCGTCAGGGCCGCCGAGGGCACCGCGCTCGAACTCACCGACGGCGCCTTCCCGGCGCTGCACTCGGTCGACGTGTTCGACGACCCGACCCAGGCTTTCGAGGGTGCGAACGTCGCCCTGCTCGTCGGCGCCCGCCCCCGCACCAAGGGCATGGAGCGGGGCGACCTGCTCGAGGCCAACGGTGGCATCTTCAAGCCGCAGGGCACCGCGATCAACGCTGGTGCCGCCGACGACATCAAGGTGCTGGTGGTCGGTAACCCGGCCAACACCAACGCCCTGATCGCCGCCTCGCACGCGCCCGACGTGCCGGCCGAGCGCTTCACCGCGATGACCCGCCTCGACCACAACCGCGCCCTGGCCCAGCTCGCGCTGAAGCTGAACGTGCCGGTGTCGAGCCTGAGCAAGGTCACCATCTGGGGCAACCACTCCGCCACCCAGTACCCGGACATCACGCAGGCCCTGGTCGACGGCAAGAGCGTGTCCGAGGCGATCAACGACCAGGCCTGGGTGGAGAACGAGTTCATCCCGCGCGTGGCCAAGCGCGGCGCCGAGATCATCGAGGTCCGGGGCGCGTCCTCGGCCGCCTCGGCCGCCTCGGCCGCGATCGACCACGTCTACAGCTGGGTCAACGGCACCCCCGAGGGCAACTGGACCTCGGCCGCCATCGTCTCCGACGGCTCCTACGGTGTGCCCGAGGGCCTCATCTCCTCGTTCCCGGTCACCTCGGCCGGTGGCTCCTGGGAGATCGTGCCGGGCCTGGAGATCGACGAGTTCTCCCGCGGCCGCATCGACGCCTCGGTCGCCGAGCTCGCCGAGGAGCGCGAGGCCGTGCAGAAGCTCGGCCTGATCTGA
- a CDS encoding FAD-dependent monooxygenase: protein MARRRALIAGGGLGGLTAALALHRRGWDVCVFEQAVTLEPVGAGISLWPNALRSLDRLGIGDAVREVGRRPGPGGMRRPDGSWVLHTDLSAIVEERFGDPVVLVHRAELANVIVQALPFGVVQADTRVTGVRAGDEHTPATLLTEHGESDADLIVAADGLRSVLRGELFPGHADAHAVGYTAWRMVVPDPGGLAEEDTGFETWGPDGRRFAVMPLKDRSLYCYATATDGHEAGVEGLRQMFGDWHEPIPAILGALVEEQIMRHPVEELNPGPPAYHRGRVALIGDAAHAMTPDLGQGGGMAIEDAVVLASLVGDGRVGEEFVSVPIPPALEEFTAARRERAEGVAKKSRQLGRLSASAPYPAQVLAAKVLDSLPGKPIVSGVQSIVEWEPPEVPEADPRPGI from the coding sequence GTGGCACGACGACGCGCTCTCATCGCGGGCGGAGGCCTCGGCGGCCTGACCGCGGCCCTCGCCCTGCACCGGCGCGGATGGGACGTCTGCGTGTTCGAGCAGGCCGTCACCCTGGAACCGGTCGGGGCCGGCATCAGCCTGTGGCCCAACGCTCTGCGATCCCTCGACCGACTCGGCATCGGTGACGCGGTGCGTGAGGTCGGACGCCGTCCCGGCCCGGGCGGGATGCGGCGGCCCGACGGCAGCTGGGTGCTCCACACCGACCTGTCCGCCATCGTCGAGGAGCGTTTCGGCGACCCGGTGGTGCTGGTGCACCGCGCCGAGCTGGCGAACGTGATCGTGCAGGCCCTGCCGTTCGGGGTGGTGCAGGCGGACACCCGGGTCACCGGCGTGCGGGCCGGCGACGAGCACACCCCGGCCACGCTGCTCACCGAGCACGGTGAGAGCGACGCCGACCTGATCGTGGCCGCCGACGGGCTGCGCTCGGTGCTGCGGGGCGAGCTGTTCCCCGGGCACGCCGACGCGCACGCGGTGGGATACACGGCCTGGCGCATGGTGGTTCCCGACCCGGGTGGTCTGGCCGAGGAGGACACCGGCTTCGAGACCTGGGGCCCGGACGGACGCCGGTTCGCCGTGATGCCGCTGAAGGACCGCAGTCTGTACTGCTACGCCACGGCCACCGACGGGCACGAGGCCGGGGTCGAGGGCCTGCGGCAGATGTTCGGCGACTGGCACGAGCCGATCCCGGCGATCCTCGGCGCGCTGGTCGAGGAGCAGATCATGCGGCACCCGGTCGAGGAGCTGAACCCGGGTCCGCCCGCGTACCACCGGGGCCGGGTCGCCCTGATCGGTGACGCCGCCCACGCGATGACGCCCGACCTGGGTCAGGGAGGCGGGATGGCGATCGAGGACGCGGTGGTGCTCGCGTCGCTCGTGGGCGACGGTCGCGTGGGTGAGGAGTTCGTGAGCGTGCCGATCCCGCCCGCGCTCGAGGAGTTCACGGCCGCGCGCAGGGAACGCGCCGAGGGCGTGGCGAAGAAGTCGCGGCAGCTGGGGCGGCTCAGCGCGTCGGCGCCCTACCCGGCGCAGGTGCTGGCGGCGAAGGTGCTCGACTCGCTGCCGGGCAAGCCGATCGTCAGCGGGGTGCAGTCGATCGTGGAGTGGGAGCCGCCGGAGGTGCCGGAGGCCGACCCGCGCCCGGGTATCTAG
- a CDS encoding C40 family peptidase gives MPLSAVFTGAALTLTGGIPALAADGSTGSDEAKTGAAALKTATVKVSDTETARITRKATAKATARLTKKVKATAKVTAWSTRTAKATRTVTVTTSATDYNTAVAKAKAAAKKKAHERARSAAIAEAKKQAVKNSRAKAKHRAQDKAERLVRVKFGAEVVSDAAKLKGTPYVYGATGPRAFDCSGYVGYVLRQNGVTHLNRTSSGLVKNTKKVSKHAKKKGDLVFFSSGSGVYHVGIYAGGGKIWHAPKPGSSVKKETIWTSSYSVGRVKV, from the coding sequence GTGCCGCTCAGCGCAGTCTTCACCGGCGCCGCGCTGACGCTCACGGGAGGCATCCCGGCTCTGGCGGCCGACGGTTCCACCGGCAGCGACGAAGCGAAGACCGGAGCCGCGGCCCTCAAGACCGCCACCGTCAAGGTGAGCGACACGGAGACGGCCCGCATCACGCGCAAGGCCACCGCGAAGGCCACTGCGCGACTCACCAAGAAGGTCAAGGCGACCGCCAAGGTCACGGCGTGGAGCACTCGCACCGCCAAGGCCACGCGCACGGTCACCGTCACCACCAGCGCCACCGACTACAACACCGCGGTGGCCAAGGCCAAGGCCGCGGCCAAGAAGAAGGCGCACGAGCGGGCCCGTTCCGCCGCGATCGCCGAGGCCAAGAAGCAGGCCGTCAAGAACTCCCGGGCCAAGGCGAAGCACCGCGCCCAGGACAAGGCCGAGCGCCTGGTCCGGGTCAAGTTCGGTGCCGAGGTCGTCTCCGACGCCGCCAAGCTCAAGGGCACGCCGTACGTCTACGGCGCCACCGGCCCGCGCGCCTTCGACTGCTCCGGCTACGTCGGTTACGTGCTGCGCCAGAACGGCGTCACGCACCTCAACCGCACGTCGTCCGGTCTGGTGAAGAACACCAAGAAGGTCTCGAAGCACGCGAAGAAGAAGGGCGACCTGGTCTTCTTCTCGAGCGGCAGCGGCGTCTACCACGTCGGCATCTACGCCGGCGGCGGCAAGATCTGGCACGCGCCCAAGCCGGGCAGCTCGGTGAAGAAGGAAACCATCTGGACCTCGAGCTACTCGGTCGGCCGGGTCAAGGTCTAG
- a CDS encoding glycosyl hydrolase — translation MPHPSAPDPDGRPRSRRELRELERRRAAADHAAESGADAPSASAGAAPADRRTAYQSSGRTAVSTVDEVWVQERPGQVGQLGQAGQPGLGHRRAENGDPWSPPRPSPIPPVSQPSRVEPGLFSPSAETPVSIPIPLEASGPSSSPSPERPDGRWDGPLPGSRPAAAPLRDGSAPQKRDSSGPYTPVPPSSLLSGPSSPSRSGSLPASRGDAPDARRREPASGDLPGSRNTASPAGFGPSRGRRPMLPDNDGPLPGDRVPGDRVPGDRVPGDRVPGDRVPGDRVPGDRVPGDRVPGDRVPGDRVPGDRVPGDRVPGDRSEDPTAWGRSGHPLPHEDSPVSRVSGRDDARPHGWDAEGSASAPRGHEAPGSRRNGRPSPFGPEPAGPPARDARNAPGRSLLPPDVRETGNPGAANRRGDAWAPLAPGDQAPQALAPDPAEGRSRDAERSPFDTRRPDEALSDRAETSGRAEPSGRAETSGRAEIWGRAETSGRSRSRGPSPFGPGDQRPARDQGNRAFATDPAESTPRRDDERSPFGDRRTEGARDSDRSPFPADARPQNRRPQNRRPHAPGPADDTPPRGLAGRAPRPAPAGNSPASGLSRRGATSAAASQDAPPHNWPERAGQAEGSGSRLRGRRERGQRTPAPGSPLGAATSGTRDEFAGPDEFDGPEGPSAPHGLLGRDHDVLPSDAPPSGRKRDARMPGFGSGSPVQGRPGPQPPLTDLGEERGGTGRAGRDGRRDSRMPGFGSDSPVRSNHPGAGNHGSNRGVGPRPARGSAPQGLRPQKKTWRDWRPNQIVLRRGQVVTLGVITALVILIAVAGVYKNGATQDESARSSAATTDAAPTTAATRASLDGRLGVFSGTSPDSTEEFEKWLGRDMTFATLFADRETWDDIASPGSYLTPWKNSGYRVVMAVPMIPNELNATKETSMRAGARGEFNEYFVTLAEHLVENKQDKAILRVGWEFNLKSWPWGIDDEDTYIAFYRQIVKSMRSVEGQHFEFDWNPNNGYNPYDGKDYYPGDKYVDYVGVDAYDLHSGLYPYPKGCNQACKEDRQNRAWHEVIFGGDRGLMFWTDFAKQHDKPVSLPEWGMWDLYADSSGGKDNPQFVEYMYDFITWAPNNVAYANYFNVNSPLGEHSLTESFPKGGKKFRELFGDSK, via the coding sequence ATGCCACACCCGAGCGCGCCGGATCCGGACGGCCGGCCCCGCAGCCGAAGAGAGCTGCGCGAGCTGGAGCGTCGCCGGGCGGCTGCCGATCACGCCGCGGAGTCCGGCGCTGATGCCCCCTCGGCGTCCGCCGGTGCCGCGCCGGCGGATCGCCGGACCGCTTACCAGTCGTCGGGTCGCACGGCCGTTTCCACCGTCGACGAGGTGTGGGTGCAGGAGCGCCCCGGTCAGGTGGGGCAGCTCGGTCAGGCCGGTCAGCCGGGTCTGGGACATCGCCGCGCCGAGAACGGTGACCCGTGGTCGCCGCCGCGCCCGTCGCCGATTCCCCCGGTGTCACAGCCTTCCCGGGTCGAGCCGGGCCTTTTCAGCCCATCCGCCGAGACCCCGGTGTCGATCCCGATCCCGCTCGAGGCGTCCGGCCCCTCGTCGTCCCCTTCCCCCGAACGCCCGGACGGACGCTGGGACGGCCCCCTTCCCGGGTCCCGTCCCGCGGCCGCACCGCTGCGTGACGGCTCCGCGCCCCAGAAGCGTGACAGCAGCGGGCCGTACACCCCGGTCCCGCCGAGTTCCCTGCTGAGTGGCCCCTCTTCACCGTCGCGCAGCGGCTCGCTCCCGGCGTCCCGGGGCGACGCCCCCGACGCCCGGCGTCGCGAGCCCGCGTCCGGTGACCTTCCGGGCAGCCGGAACACCGCGTCCCCGGCGGGTTTCGGCCCGTCACGCGGCCGGCGGCCGATGCTGCCCGACAACGACGGCCCCCTTCCGGGCGACCGCGTTCCGGGCGACCGCGTTCCGGGCGACCGCGTTCCGGGCGACCGCGTTCCGGGCGACCGCGTTCCGGGCGACCGCGTTCCGGGCGACCGGGTTCCGGGCGACCGGGTTCCGGGCGACCGGGTTCCGGGCGACCGGGTTCCGGGCGACCGGGTTCCGGGCGATCGGGTTCCGGGCGATCGTTCCGAAGACCCCACTGCTTGGGGACGTTCCGGTCACCCGCTGCCCCACGAGGACTCCCCGGTCTCCCGGGTTTCCGGACGGGACGACGCACGCCCCCACGGCTGGGACGCCGAAGGTTCCGCCTCGGCCCCCCGCGGCCACGAGGCGCCGGGCAGCCGTCGCAACGGCCGACCCAGCCCGTTCGGTCCCGAGCCCGCCGGCCCGCCGGCGCGTGACGCCCGCAACGCCCCGGGCCGCAGCCTGCTGCCCCCCGACGTGCGGGAGACCGGGAACCCGGGCGCCGCGAACCGTCGCGGTGACGCGTGGGCACCTCTCGCCCCCGGCGACCAGGCCCCGCAAGCCCTCGCCCCCGACCCGGCCGAGGGTCGGTCCCGCGACGCCGAGCGCTCGCCATTCGACACCCGCCGCCCCGACGAGGCACTCTCCGACCGGGCCGAGACCTCCGGCCGGGCCGAGCCCTCCGGCCGGGCCGAGACCTCCGGCCGGGCCGAGATCTGGGGCCGGGCCGAGACCTCCGGCCGGTCGCGGTCCCGCGGTCCCTCCCCCTTCGGTCCCGGCGACCAGCGGCCCGCCCGCGACCAGGGGAACCGGGCCTTCGCGACCGACCCGGCCGAAAGCACGCCCCGCCGCGACGACGAACGTTCGCCGTTCGGCGACCGGCGTACCGAGGGCGCACGCGACAGCGATCGTTCTCCGTTCCCGGCCGACGCCCGACCCCAGAACCGCCGGCCCCAGAACCGCCGACCCCACGCCCCCGGGCCGGCCGACGACACTCCGCCGCGCGGCCTGGCCGGCCGTGCGCCTCGGCCCGCACCCGCCGGGAACTCGCCGGCATCAGGTCTTTCGCGGCGCGGTGCGACGTCTGCCGCCGCGAGCCAGGACGCACCTCCCCACAACTGGCCTGAACGCGCCGGCCAGGCCGAGGGTTCCGGCTCCCGTCTCCGCGGACGCCGCGAGCGGGGTCAGCGGACGCCTGCCCCCGGCAGCCCACTCGGCGCCGCAACCTCCGGCACCCGCGACGAGTTCGCCGGGCCGGACGAGTTCGACGGTCCCGAGGGCCCCTCGGCGCCGCACGGTCTGCTGGGACGCGACCACGACGTCCTCCCTTCCGACGCACCGCCCTCCGGACGCAAGCGGGACGCCCGCATGCCCGGATTCGGTTCCGGCTCACCGGTTCAGGGACGCCCCGGGCCCCAGCCACCGCTCACCGACCTGGGCGAGGAGCGCGGCGGCACCGGGCGCGCCGGCCGGGACGGGCGCCGGGACTCCCGCATGCCCGGATTCGGCTCGGACTCCCCCGTCCGCAGCAACCACCCCGGCGCCGGAAACCACGGCTCGAACCGGGGCGTCGGCCCACGCCCTGCGCGCGGCTCGGCTCCGCAGGGCCTGCGCCCGCAGAAGAAGACGTGGCGCGACTGGCGTCCCAACCAGATCGTCCTGCGCCGCGGTCAGGTGGTCACGCTCGGCGTGATCACCGCGTTGGTCATCCTGATCGCGGTGGCCGGCGTCTACAAGAACGGCGCGACCCAGGACGAGTCGGCCCGCAGCAGCGCGGCCACCACGGACGCCGCGCCGACGACGGCGGCGACGCGCGCGTCCCTCGACGGACGGCTGGGGGTGTTCAGCGGCACCAGCCCGGACTCGACGGAGGAGTTCGAGAAGTGGCTCGGCCGCGACATGACCTTCGCGACGCTCTTCGCCGACCGCGAGACCTGGGACGACATCGCCAGCCCGGGTTCGTACCTGACGCCCTGGAAGAACAGCGGCTACCGGGTCGTGATGGCCGTGCCGATGATCCCCAACGAGCTCAACGCCACCAAGGAGACCTCGATGCGGGCCGGTGCCCGCGGCGAGTTCAACGAGTACTTCGTGACGCTGGCCGAGCACCTGGTGGAGAACAAGCAGGACAAGGCCATTCTGCGGGTCGGGTGGGAGTTCAACCTGAAGTCGTGGCCGTGGGGCATCGACGACGAGGACACCTACATCGCGTTCTACCGGCAGATCGTGAAGTCCATGCGCTCGGTGGAGGGCCAGCACTTCGAGTTCGACTGGAACCCGAACAACGGCTACAACCCCTACGACGGCAAGGACTACTACCCGGGCGACAAGTACGTCGACTACGTCGGGGTGGACGCCTACGACCTCCACAGCGGGCTGTACCCCTACCCCAAGGGCTGCAACCAGGCCTGCAAGGAAGACCGGCAGAACCGCGCCTGGCACGAGGTCATCTTCGGCGGCGACCGGGGGCTGATGTTCTGGACCGACTTCGCCAAGCAGCACGACAAGCCGGTCTCGCTGCCGGAGTGGGGCATGTGGGACCTGTACGCCGACTCCTCCGGCGGCAAGGACAACCCCCAGTTCGTCGAGTACATGTACGACTTCATCACCTGGGCGCCGAACAACGTGGCCTACGCGAACTACTTCAACGTGAACTCGCCGCTCGGTGAGCACAGCCTGACGGAGTCGTTCCCCAAGGGCGGCAAGAAGTTCAGGGAACTCTTCGGCGACAGCAAGTAG
- a CDS encoding glycine betaine ABC transporter substrate-binding protein — translation MTTRSRLIALTAGAGLALTVLTGCGGPAPAVVAAPGVQPKDCGTVTLAENPWVGYSANLAVISYLARTELGCEVKVVSEAEDASWQHLADGSVDAILENWGHDDLKKKYIDNEKVAVEAGLTGNKGVIGWFVPPWMAEEYPDITNWQNLNQYADLFDGTFLDGDPTYVTNDKALIENLGLDLTVAYTGSEEKLIAAFEKAQEKRKPMIGYFYSPQWLLSEIDLVHIKLPAYTPGCDADPDTVRCDYQSYDLDKIQNRDFAYSGSPAAELIQRFRWGNDDQNQVARDLNAGLAPDDAARKWLDANQATWRSWLPGAVSAS, via the coding sequence GTGACCACCCGCTCCCGACTGATCGCCCTCACCGCCGGGGCCGGACTGGCCCTGACGGTGCTGACCGGGTGCGGGGGCCCGGCCCCCGCGGTGGTCGCGGCGCCCGGCGTCCAGCCGAAGGACTGCGGCACGGTCACTCTCGCCGAGAACCCCTGGGTCGGGTACTCGGCCAACCTCGCCGTGATCAGCTACCTCGCCCGCACCGAGCTGGGCTGCGAGGTGAAGGTGGTGTCGGAGGCCGAGGACGCGTCGTGGCAGCACCTGGCCGACGGCAGCGTCGACGCGATCCTGGAGAACTGGGGTCACGACGACCTGAAGAAGAAGTACATCGACAACGAGAAGGTCGCCGTCGAGGCCGGGCTGACCGGGAACAAGGGTGTGATCGGCTGGTTCGTGCCGCCGTGGATGGCCGAGGAGTACCCGGACATCACCAACTGGCAGAACCTGAACCAGTACGCCGACCTCTTCGACGGCACGTTCCTCGACGGCGACCCCACCTATGTCACGAACGACAAGGCGCTCATCGAGAACCTCGGGCTCGACCTCACCGTGGCCTACACCGGCAGCGAGGAGAAGCTGATCGCCGCCTTCGAGAAGGCGCAGGAGAAGCGGAAGCCGATGATCGGCTACTTCTACTCGCCGCAGTGGCTGCTCTCCGAGATCGACCTGGTGCACATCAAGCTGCCCGCCTACACGCCCGGCTGCGACGCCGACCCGGACACCGTGCGCTGCGACTACCAGTCCTACGACCTCGACAAGATCCAGAACCGGGACTTCGCCTATTCGGGCAGCCCGGCCGCGGAACTGATCCAGCGGTTCCGGTGGGGCAACGATGATCAGAACCAGGTCGCGAGGGATCTGAACGCCGGTCTGGCCCCCGACGACGCCGCCCGGAAGTGGCTGGACGCGAACCAGGCCACGTGGCGCTCATGGCTGCCGGGAGCCGTGTCCGCTTCGTGA
- a CDS encoding GTP-binding protein, translating into MSALYDRPVTTVAPISVKIVISGGFGVGKTTFVSSISEIEPLLTEADMTDESVGIDNRDPVPGKVTTTVALDFGRISLDDALRLYLFGTPGQDRYAFLWDDLVEGALGAVVLLDTNRIEDCFPAIDYFEEHRVPFLVAVNYFPGTPQFELEEVREALGVDGLVPLVLCDARRRESVKGVLVALTEEVLARRLAEQAAAY; encoded by the coding sequence GTGTCCGCGCTCTATGACCGGCCCGTCACCACCGTGGCGCCGATCTCCGTCAAGATCGTCATCAGTGGCGGTTTCGGGGTCGGCAAGACCACGTTCGTCAGCTCGATCTCGGAGATCGAGCCGCTGCTGACCGAGGCCGACATGACCGACGAGTCGGTCGGCATCGACAACCGCGACCCGGTGCCCGGCAAGGTCACCACCACGGTCGCGCTCGACTTCGGCCGGATCAGCCTGGACGACGCGCTGCGCCTGTACCTGTTCGGCACGCCCGGCCAGGACCGCTACGCGTTCCTCTGGGACGACCTGGTCGAGGGGGCGCTCGGCGCGGTGGTCCTGCTCGACACCAACCGCATCGAGGACTGCTTCCCGGCCATCGACTACTTCGAGGAGCACCGCGTCCCGTTCCTGGTGGCGGTCAACTACTTCCCGGGCACGCCGCAGTTCGAGCTCGAGGAGGTACGGGAGGCCCTGGGCGTCGACGGGCTGGTTCCGCTCGTGCTGTGCGACGCGCGGCGGCGGGAGTCGGTCAAGGGCGTGCTGGTGGCCCTGACCGAAGAGGTGCTCGCCCGGCGACTGGCCGAGCAGGCCGCCGCCTACTGA
- a CDS encoding DUF742 domain-containing protein produces the protein MTPADPDPFDPSAAEDMVIRPFLLTGGRTRPVQDGLRVETLIHAREAVSSAGLRFEHRQIVQLCREPTSLAEISAALKVPFGVARVLVSDLVADGSVVVTQREELSIQLIERIRDRVRAL, from the coding sequence ATGACCCCCGCCGACCCCGATCCGTTCGATCCGTCCGCTGCCGAGGACATGGTCATCCGGCCGTTCCTGCTCACCGGCGGCCGCACCCGCCCGGTGCAGGACGGCCTGCGGGTGGAGACCCTGATCCACGCCCGGGAGGCGGTCAGTTCCGCGGGCCTGCGGTTCGAGCACCGGCAGATCGTGCAGCTGTGCCGGGAACCCACCTCGCTGGCGGAGATCTCGGCGGCCCTGAAGGTGCCGTTCGGGGTCGCCCGGGTGCTGGTGTCCGACCTGGTGGCCGACGGATCGGTGGTCGTCACCCAACGCGAAGAGCTGTCGATACAGCTGATCGAGAGGATCCGGGATCGTGTCCGCGCTCTATGA
- a CDS encoding roadblock/LC7 domain-containing protein, translating to MSVHTHTDRHQFGWLLGNFVHQTDGVREAVAVSSDGLLIASSDGLTRTEADHLAAIVSSLSSLGRSAARRYDFDGLKLVMIEMNRGFLLVSAIAGGSCLGVVAEGDCDLGLIGYEIASLAERFGPLLTPSLISESRQHLPQ from the coding sequence ATGAGCGTCCACACCCATACCGACCGGCACCAGTTCGGCTGGCTGCTGGGCAATTTCGTGCACCAGACCGACGGCGTGCGCGAGGCGGTGGCCGTCTCCTCCGACGGTCTGCTGATCGCCAGCTCCGACGGCCTGACCCGCACCGAGGCCGACCACCTGGCCGCGATCGTCTCCAGCCTCTCGAGCCTGGGACGCTCCGCCGCCCGGCGGTACGACTTCGACGGGCTCAAGCTGGTGATGATCGAGATGAACCGCGGGTTCCTGCTGGTGTCGGCGATCGCGGGCGGCAGCTGCCTCGGCGTGGTCGCCGAGGGTGACTGCGACCTGGGCCTGATCGGTTACGAGATCGCCTCGCTGGCCGAGCGGTTCGGCCCGCTGCTGACGCCGTCGCTGATCTCCGAGTCCCGGCAGCACCTGCCGCAATGA